A window of Sphingobacterium kitahiroshimense genomic DNA:
CGGATCTCGTCTGCGAAGTTTATTATTCGGAGTGGACAATGGACCATCATTTACGTCACCCGGTTTTCAAGGGATTACGTACAGATAAAAAAGCTAAGGAGATCGTCATGGAAGAGGTCAGAAATGAAAGGGTAAAAGAGAAGATAATTTCTATAAACCGCCATCGTGTAAAACTCACTAATCTTGATAAAATATATTGGCCAGATGAAGGATATGTGAAAGGTGAAATGCTTGAATATTATGAACAATATGGTGATTTACTATTGCCTTACTTAAAAGATAAGCCAATTTCACTTCATCGTTTTCCTAATGGAATAGGAGCTGATAGTTTTTTTCAAAAGGATGTCGATTTAAAACAAATTCCAGATTGGGTAAAGACCGTGCCCATATATGCTGAAAGTACGGATAAAAATATCGATTATATGGTGTGCAATAATAAAGCAACCCTCTTGTTTATTGCAAATCTCGGCTCTATTGAGATAAATCCATGGCTATCGACGTTTAAAAAGATTGAAAATCCGGATTTTGCAGTTCTGGATATTGATCCAAATGGAGCAGATTTTGATTCGGTAATTGAAATAGGGCAGACTGCTCATCGAATTTTTCAACAAGTTGGAGTTGCAGATTATATTAAAACATCTGGTTCGACAGGATTACATATCTACTTGTATGTCAAACAACGGTATACTTATGAGGTTGTACGCGATTTTATCCAGCTCATCGGAGAAATGATTCATGAGGAGCATCCTGATACAACAAGCCTTATCCGTGATCCTAAGAAAAGAAAGGGTTTAATCTATCTTGATTTTTTACAAAATAGAAGAGGACAGACCATCGCAGCTCCATATTCTATACGTCCTAAACCTGGTGCTACTATCAGCACGCCTTTACATTGGGAGGAAGTAAAGAAAGGTTTGGACATCAGACAATTTAATTTAAAGACTATAACGGAGCGATTGAAGAAAGTGGAGGATCCATGGAAAACCTTTTTCGACACACCTAGTAATATTAAAGAAGCTTTAGCGAACTTATAACTATTGTCAAAGCGTGAACACTTAATTGATATTTGAATATTTTCAGATTTATAAAACCAATTTTTGTCTTACTTTTAGTAAATTGTATAGAGAAGTAGACGGTTTATTTGTTGAATAGCAATACCATAAAGAAATTTAACCATTTATGTGAAAAATTATGATCTTTCATTGGGGTTAAATACCCGCTCTTGCGTATAAATTCAATGGTTGAATACACATTTCTAATTGTTTGAAAATAGTGTTGATGATTTAACTGGTGGTTTAGGGGGTATTAATACTCTTTTTTTTGAAAAAATATTAAAGGATATAGCACAGCGATTGCTTTAATGTTATCAACAATGCATGAATATTAAAATGATCCATGCTAGATAAAATTAGATTAAGTGTTAACAAAGATGTACGCAAGTACAGCAATAAAAAACTATCCTTTATGACAAAGACAGAATTTAACACCCAAGTGATCGAGCAAACAAATGAGCTCAAAGTTTTTGCAAAGCGTTTTACAAATGATTATGACGAGGTCAATGATCTTTTGCAAGATACCATGTTAAAAGCGGTAAGCTATTTCCGTAATTTTCAAGAAGGATCTAATTTAAAAGCATGGCTTTATACCATCATGCGCAATACTTTTATTAATAATTATCGACGTACAACTAAAAGTCGTTCTTTTATTACAACAGAAGAAGAGATCAGTACTTCGCATTTGCAATATTCTTCGGTAAGAAATGGTGGAGAAGATAAATTTGTGATGGAAGATATTCAGAAAGCATTGGGAGAATTGGATGAAGGGTTCTATATACCTTTTACTATGTTGTACGAAGGATATAAATATAATGAAATTGCTGAACATCTTAACCTTCCTATTGGAACAGTAAAAACTCGTATCCATATTGCGAGAAAAAGACTAAAGGGAACTTTATCAACATATAAAAATTAAACAGGATTAATTTCCATTTTGTGAAAAGAAGGGCATTCCTTGGGTTTAGGCCTTAGGAAGCCTTTCTTTTTTTGTTTTCAACTTTCCTGTTTGTGTTTTTTGGAATGGTATTTTCCGATTCCATAAAGGGAACATTTTTATGGATTTTGGGTTATTATATAGGAAGCAGGATATAAAAATTGTATATGAAGAATTTATTTAATGAAAAACATCGCTTGGGCTTAGGTGGCGTGGCTATAGGAACTGGTTTTGAAGTATTATCAGATAAGCAGTCATATGATATACTGCAAAAGGCATGGGATCTGGGTATTCGATACTATGATACGTCTCCCTGGTATGGTCTAACAAAAAGTGAAGCGCGATTTGGAGAATTTTTAAAAGATCAAGATCGGTCTGACTATATCCTCTCTTCAAAAATTGGTCGATTATTTGATCCAGTGATACCCGAAGCTGTTCCGCCTACCATGTGGAAGGCACCCTTTCCATTTGATTTCGAACATGACTATACTGCAGATGGAACTAAGCGTTCGATTGATGATAGCTTACTGCGGATGGGCGTTGATCATCTGGATATTGTATTTGTACATGATCTGTCTGAAGATCAGGTTGGTGACCGCTATGACTATTACTTCAAACAAGCAGCAGATGGCGCATTTAAAGTATTATCCGACTACCGTGACCAAGGTATAATAAAAGGCTGGGGACTTGGTGTCAATAAAATTGAACCTATTTTGGACTGTCTTGCAGTAGCGGACCCTGATATCTGTCTGTCTGCCACTCAATATTCAATATTAGAACATGAAGATGCTGTCGACCGCCTTCTACCCGCTGTGCAAAAAAGTGGAGTAAAGCTCGTTTCTGGTGCTGGATATAATTCAGGATTTATTGCTGGGAGAAACCGATATAATTACAAATCTTTTATACCAAAGGGCATGATTGAAAAACGTGAGCGTATTGCACAAATAGGAGCTTCTCATGGTGTCGGAATTATCCCTATTGCCCTTCAATTTGTGCTTGCAAGTGAGGATTTCGTTTCAATCATACCTGGTGCAAGTACTACAGATCAAGTACGATCCAATGTCGAGGCTTTGAATACCGTAATTCCCCCTCAACTTTGGGAGGAATTAAAAAATGAAGGTTTAATTTATAACAATGCTCCTGTGCCACAAATTTAGTGTTACAGAGACATTGTGTTATAGATAA
This region includes:
- a CDS encoding RNA polymerase sigma factor — translated: MTKTEFNTQVIEQTNELKVFAKRFTNDYDEVNDLLQDTMLKAVSYFRNFQEGSNLKAWLYTIMRNTFINNYRRTTKSRSFITTEEEISTSHLQYSSVRNGGEDKFVMEDIQKALGELDEGFYIPFTMLYEGYKYNEIAEHLNLPIGTVKTRIHIARKRLKGTLSTYKN
- a CDS encoding aldo/keto reductase is translated as MKNLFNEKHRLGLGGVAIGTGFEVLSDKQSYDILQKAWDLGIRYYDTSPWYGLTKSEARFGEFLKDQDRSDYILSSKIGRLFDPVIPEAVPPTMWKAPFPFDFEHDYTADGTKRSIDDSLLRMGVDHLDIVFVHDLSEDQVGDRYDYYFKQAADGAFKVLSDYRDQGIIKGWGLGVNKIEPILDCLAVADPDICLSATQYSILEHEDAVDRLLPAVQKSGVKLVSGAGYNSGFIAGRNRYNYKSFIPKGMIEKRERIAQIGASHGVGIIPIALQFVLASEDFVSIIPGASTTDQVRSNVEALNTVIPPQLWEELKNEGLIYNNAPVPQI